In a single window of the Thiohalophilus sp. genome:
- a CDS encoding MGMT family protein, producing the protein MTTSRFQITVPPGALAVTLSGELITGIDLPARARKPLPGPGSQLEKRVAAELNAYFVNAAAPLGWPLQFEGSDFQQRVWRALRAIPAGTVKTYGQLAAEIGGCAQAVGNACRQNPIPLYIPCHRVVARQGIGGYAGKTAGQPIRLKRWLLQHEGVALSA; encoded by the coding sequence ATGACCACATCCCGCTTTCAGATCACCGTGCCGCCGGGCGCCCTGGCCGTTACCTTGAGCGGGGAGCTCATCACGGGGATTGATTTGCCGGCGCGGGCGCGCAAACCGTTGCCGGGGCCGGGCAGTCAACTGGAAAAACGGGTGGCTGCCGAGCTGAATGCCTATTTTGTCAATGCCGCGGCACCGCTGGGCTGGCCGCTACAGTTTGAGGGCAGCGATTTTCAGCAACGGGTGTGGCGGGCGTTACGGGCCATTCCGGCCGGGACGGTCAAAACCTATGGCCAGCTGGCGGCGGAGATCGGCGGTTGCGCCCAGGCGGTGGGTAATGCCTGTCGGCAAAATCCGATTCCCCTCTATATTCCCTGTCACCGGGTGGTGGCGCGCCAGGGGATCGGCGGCTATGCCGGCAAGACCGCCGGTCAGCCGATCCGGCTCAAGCGCTGGTTGCTGCAACACGAGGGCGTGGCGCTGTCCGCATGA
- a CDS encoding UvrD-helicase domain-containing protein → MSGAANPALQGNITVQASAGSGKTYLLVSRLLRLLLEGAEPGAILAITFTRKAAAEMQQRLLQRLQQLALCDDVTLDKQLQALQLEPNPALRQQARQLYQRLLQTPYSVRTTTFHAFCQELLRRFPLEADVPPGFELLERTAALLDEAREALMVSAAREPDSLEAVALRQLFDELGLHNTLGALRQFVGHRSDWWVYTTGQKDPLGWAAEQLKQQLGINPEEDPREDFLDDQTHQQQLARFTELLSGHPNKTNNAFIDQLQLALNSEQPMESRYRAVYQTFFTQADEPRKREAKTAVRKKLGDAGAEELIELHHRLCDALPNVQQQLAAQRNYRVNGAWCRAGVALLDHYQRIKREQRLLDFTDLEWKAYQLLNDGDNALWVQYKLDQRIAHLLVDEFQDTNPTQWQLLLPLLEELAQESERQRSVFLVGDTKQSIYRFRRAEPRLFDTATEWLERRLGAHRYPLNTSWRSAPAIMEFVNRLFTGDPQLQQQIPDFPEHRTHHPSLWGEVILLPPARDQEQESEPETSPEEPLRNPLLTPRPEPTQTRHRQEAQAIADEIRRLIDARLPVQEIPDAPARAIDYDDILLLVRSRTHLPEYEQALRERGIPYLSGNRGTLLQSIEVQDVLNLLNWLSMPFDNLALAGILRSPLFAVDDRDLMQLAAEAPGNWFERLAALAAAQPPDAPLRRAHDHLRRWRALAGHIPVHDLLDRIYSEANVLARYRAAFPAHLVPRVMANLVRFQELALEMDSGRYPSLMTFAQWLQELRQNDDDAPDEPADAGQQARVRIMTIHGAKGLEAPVVFLIDSARAEPRGKAHEALIEWPANAPRPTHFLLRPAKSWQDPLSEAVIERAESAARREEANLLYVALTRARQRLYISGSLPKRDETSSWYQQIAGAFDRPPDEINSPQILVTRNEPPAPVTPTHAAPADVTPEPDPRLHRPLPLAAGDAALAPSQQDEPSGGIGDEDGRTRGIVIHRCLEWLCQEPDLPRERALQRLAGEAGATQLAQWWDEALAVFWAPQLDNVFRPAADVQCRNELPLLYRQQGRTINGVIDRLLVEPGRLRLIDYKTHRAALEDPATVAAGYQEQMRLYAEGIRQLWPNHELQVSLLFTASAQLWPMQV, encoded by the coding sequence ATGAGCGGCGCCGCAAACCCCGCCCTGCAGGGCAATATCACCGTGCAGGCCTCGGCCGGCAGCGGCAAAACCTATCTGCTGGTCAGCCGCCTGCTGCGCCTGCTGCTCGAGGGCGCCGAACCGGGCGCGATTCTGGCCATTACCTTCACCCGCAAGGCGGCGGCCGAAATGCAGCAGCGGCTGTTGCAGCGCCTGCAGCAGCTGGCGCTGTGCGACGACGTCACGCTGGATAAACAGTTGCAGGCCCTGCAGCTGGAGCCCAATCCGGCCCTGCGCCAGCAAGCCCGGCAACTCTATCAGCGGCTGTTGCAAACGCCCTACAGTGTGCGCACCACCACCTTCCACGCCTTTTGCCAGGAACTGCTGCGCCGCTTTCCGCTGGAGGCGGATGTGCCGCCCGGCTTTGAACTGCTGGAGCGTACCGCGGCGCTGCTCGACGAGGCCCGCGAGGCGCTGATGGTCAGCGCCGCCCGGGAACCGGACAGTCTGGAGGCCGTCGCCCTGCGCCAGTTGTTCGACGAGCTGGGCCTGCACAATACCCTCGGCGCCCTGCGCCAGTTCGTCGGGCATCGCAGCGACTGGTGGGTGTATACCACCGGGCAGAAAGATCCGCTGGGCTGGGCAGCGGAACAGCTCAAACAGCAACTCGGGATCAATCCCGAAGAGGATCCGCGCGAAGACTTTCTTGATGATCAAACACATCAACAACAACTGGCCCGTTTCACCGAGCTTCTGTCCGGTCATCCCAATAAAACCAACAACGCGTTCATCGATCAGTTACAACTCGCCCTGAATAGCGAGCAACCGATGGAATCAAGATACAGGGCGGTCTACCAGACCTTTTTCACCCAGGCCGATGAACCGCGCAAACGTGAGGCCAAGACGGCCGTGCGCAAAAAACTGGGGGATGCCGGTGCCGAGGAACTGATCGAGTTGCATCACCGCTTATGCGACGCGTTGCCGAATGTTCAGCAACAACTGGCCGCGCAACGCAACTACCGGGTTAACGGCGCCTGGTGCCGGGCCGGTGTCGCCCTGCTGGATCATTACCAGCGCATCAAGCGCGAACAGCGACTGCTCGATTTCACCGATCTGGAATGGAAGGCGTATCAGCTGCTCAACGATGGCGACAATGCCCTGTGGGTGCAGTACAAACTCGATCAGCGCATCGCCCATCTGCTGGTGGACGAGTTCCAGGACACCAACCCGACCCAGTGGCAACTGTTGTTGCCGCTGCTCGAGGAGCTGGCCCAGGAGAGCGAACGCCAGCGCAGCGTCTTTTTAGTCGGCGATACCAAGCAATCGATCTACCGCTTTCGGCGGGCCGAACCGCGGCTGTTCGACACCGCCACCGAGTGGCTGGAACGCCGCCTGGGCGCGCACCGTTATCCGCTCAACACTTCCTGGCGCTCGGCCCCGGCCATCATGGAATTCGTCAACCGGCTGTTCACCGGCGATCCCCAACTGCAACAGCAGATCCCCGACTTCCCCGAACACCGGACCCATCACCCGTCGCTGTGGGGCGAGGTGATCCTGCTGCCGCCGGCCAGAGATCAAGAGCAAGAGAGCGAGCCCGAGACAAGCCCTGAAGAGCCGCTGCGCAACCCGTTGTTGACCCCGCGTCCCGAGCCGACCCAGACCCGCCATCGCCAGGAGGCGCAGGCAATCGCCGACGAAATCCGCCGCCTGATCGACGCTCGCCTGCCGGTCCAGGAGATCCCCGACGCGCCGGCCCGGGCGATCGATTACGATGACATTCTGTTACTGGTGCGCTCGCGTACCCACCTGCCCGAGTACGAGCAGGCGCTGCGCGAGAGGGGCATCCCCTATCTGAGCGGCAATCGCGGCACCCTGCTGCAAAGCATCGAGGTGCAGGACGTGCTCAACCTGCTTAACTGGCTGAGCATGCCGTTCGACAACCTGGCGCTGGCCGGCATCCTGCGCTCGCCGCTGTTCGCCGTTGACGACCGCGATCTGATGCAACTGGCCGCCGAGGCGCCGGGCAACTGGTTCGAGCGCCTGGCCGCTCTGGCCGCCGCTCAGCCACCCGACGCCCCGCTGCGCCGCGCCCACGATCACCTGCGCCGCTGGCGCGCCCTGGCCGGGCACATTCCGGTGCACGATCTGCTCGATCGCATCTACAGCGAGGCCAATGTCCTGGCCCGTTATCGGGCCGCCTTCCCGGCCCATCTGGTGCCGCGGGTCATGGCCAACCTGGTCCGCTTCCAGGAGCTGGCGCTGGAGATGGACAGCGGCCGCTATCCCAGCCTGATGACCTTCGCCCAGTGGCTGCAGGAGTTACGCCAGAACGACGACGATGCCCCCGACGAGCCGGCCGACGCCGGCCAGCAGGCGCGGGTACGCATCATGACCATCCACGGCGCCAAGGGGCTGGAAGCGCCGGTGGTCTTTTTGATCGACAGCGCCCGCGCCGAACCGCGCGGCAAGGCCCACGAGGCACTGATCGAGTGGCCGGCCAACGCGCCCCGCCCGACCCATTTTCTGCTGCGCCCGGCGAAGAGCTGGCAGGATCCGCTCAGCGAGGCGGTGATCGAGCGCGCCGAAAGCGCCGCTCGCCGCGAAGAGGCCAACCTTTTATATGTGGCGCTCACCCGCGCCCGGCAGCGGCTCTATATCTCCGGCAGCCTGCCCAAACGGGACGAAACCAGCAGCTGGTATCAGCAGATCGCCGGCGCCTTCGATCGCCCGCCCGACGAAATCAACAGTCCGCAAATCCTGGTCACCCGCAACGAACCCCCGGCGCCGGTGACACCGACACACGCTGCCCCGGCTGACGTCACACCCGAACCGGATCCCCGCCTGCACCGACCGCTGCCCCTCGCCGCCGGGGACGCGGCGCTGGCACCCAGCCAGCAGGATGAACCGAGCGGCGGCATCGGCGATGAGGACGGACGGACGCGGGGCATTGTCATCCACCGCTGTCTGGAATGGCTGTGTCAGGAACCGGATCTGCCCCGCGAACGCGCGCTGCAACGCCTGGCCGGCGAGGCCGGCGCCACGCAACTGGCCCAGTGGTGGGACGAAGCGCTGGCCGTCTTTTGGGCCCCGCAACTGGACAACGTGTTTCGCCCCGCCGCCGACGTGCAATGCCGCAACGAACTGCCGCTGCTCTATCGCCAGCAGGGGCGGACGATTAACGGCGTCATCGACCGGCTGTTGGTCGAGCCCGGCCGGCTCCGTCTGATCGACTACAAGACCCATCGCGCCGCGCTCGAGGATCCCGCCACCGTGGCGGCCGGTTATCAGGAACAGATGCGGCTCTACGCCGAGGGTATTCGCCAGCTGTGGCCGAATCATGAATTGCAGGTCAGCCTGCTGTTTACCGCCTCTGCGCAATTGTGGCCAATGCAGGTATAA
- a CDS encoding DsbC family protein, producing the protein MQKFSRVVAVAALLGLMSHAGADELEQARKAIMDRFDDVKAENVEPSPIKGMYRVTIPPQVFYISPDARYVVDGEVIDLENKRNLTREYRQQSVVAAIEALGEESMIVFGPKDAEHTVTVFTDIDCGYCRKLHEAVDEYNEQGIRIRYLAYPRAGLESRSYQKAVSAWCADDQKAALTKAKQGEAIPNKTCDDPVTRHFQLGQAIGVSGTPALVFESGQVVPGFVPPKRLAAILNGKMPN; encoded by the coding sequence ATGCAGAAATTTTCCCGTGTTGTTGCTGTCGCCGCCCTGTTGGGGCTGATGTCCCACGCCGGTGCCGATGAGCTCGAGCAGGCGCGCAAGGCGATCATGGATCGTTTTGATGATGTCAAAGCCGAGAATGTCGAGCCCTCGCCGATCAAAGGCATGTATCGGGTCACGATCCCGCCGCAGGTGTTTTATATATCCCCCGATGCGCGTTACGTGGTAGATGGCGAAGTCATCGATCTCGAGAACAAGCGCAACCTGACCCGTGAGTACCGTCAACAGTCGGTGGTCGCGGCCATTGAGGCGCTGGGCGAGGAGTCGATGATCGTCTTCGGCCCGAAAGACGCCGAACATACCGTGACGGTATTTACCGACATCGATTGCGGCTACTGCCGCAAGCTGCATGAAGCGGTCGATGAGTACAACGAGCAGGGGATCCGGATCCGTTACCTGGCCTACCCCCGCGCCGGCCTCGAATCCCGCTCCTATCAAAAGGCCGTTTCCGCCTGGTGCGCCGACGATCAAAAAGCGGCTTTGACCAAAGCCAAGCAGGGTGAGGCGATTCCGAACAAGACCTGCGACGATCCCGTCACCCGTCATTTCCAGCTGGGCCAGGCGATCGGCGTCTCCGGTACCCCGGCGCTGGTGTTCGAATCCGGCCAGGTCGTCCCCGGCTTCGTGCCCCCCAAACGCCTCGCCGCGATCCTCAACGGCAAAATGCCGAACTGA
- the xerD gene encoding site-specific tyrosine recombinase XerD, translated as MSDSVQQQALIEQFLDALWMERGLRENTLAAYRSDLGQFGQWLQQHCRDSLLNVRREQIQGYLAHRLECKRSPRSTARLLSCLRRFYAWLRRERRIDEDPTALIEAPRLGRPLPKSLSEADVDALLQAPDTATAKGLRDCCMLEVLYATGMRVSELVNLQLGQLNQQQGVVRITGKGDKERLVPLGEEALGWLQRYLQEGRPAMLGDQLSGALFVSNRRHSMTRQTFWYLIKDYARRAGIDKPLSPHTLRHAFATHLLNHGADLRVVQMLLGHSDLSTTQIYTHIAKVRLQELHAQHHPRG; from the coding sequence ATGAGTGATTCGGTACAACAGCAGGCCCTGATCGAGCAGTTTCTCGATGCCCTGTGGATGGAGCGGGGGCTGCGCGAGAATACGCTGGCGGCCTACCGTTCCGATCTGGGTCAGTTCGGCCAGTGGTTGCAGCAGCATTGTCGCGATTCGCTGCTCAATGTGCGCCGCGAACAGATCCAGGGGTATCTCGCCCACCGGCTGGAATGCAAACGCAGTCCGCGCAGCACCGCCCGGCTGTTGTCCTGCCTGCGCCGCTTTTATGCCTGGTTGCGGCGCGAGCGGCGCATTGACGAGGATCCCACCGCCCTGATCGAGGCCCCCCGTCTGGGGCGGCCGCTGCCGAAAAGTCTCAGTGAAGCGGACGTTGACGCCCTGTTGCAGGCACCGGATACCGCCACCGCCAAGGGCCTGCGGGATTGCTGCATGCTGGAGGTGCTGTACGCCACCGGCATGCGGGTCTCGGAGCTGGTCAATCTGCAGCTGGGGCAGCTCAATCAGCAGCAGGGCGTGGTACGGATCACCGGCAAGGGCGACAAGGAGCGGCTGGTGCCGCTGGGCGAGGAGGCGCTGGGCTGGTTGCAGCGCTATTTGCAGGAGGGACGGCCCGCCATGCTCGGCGATCAGCTCAGCGGGGCGCTGTTTGTCAGCAATCGCCGCCACTCCATGACCCGCCAGACCTTCTGGTATCTGATCAAGGATTACGCGCGCCGGGCGGGGATCGACAAGCCGCTCTCCCCGCACACCCTGCGCCACGCCTTCGCCACCCACCTGCTCAACCACGGCGCCGATCTGCGCGTGGTGCAGATGCTGCTCGGTCACAGCGATCTCTCCACCACCCAGATCTATACCCACATTGCCAAAGTCCGTTTACAGGAACTCCACGCCCAACATCATCCCAGGGGCTAA
- the trxA gene encoding thioredoxin, with the protein MSQSQYSFDVSAQTFQSQVIDASHQVPVLVDFWATWCGPCQSLMPVLEKLATEYQGRFLLARVEIDQQQELATHFGVRSVPTVKLVKNGQIVDEFTGARPEGEIRVLLDKHMEGKADTPMQQAIDRYDAGEREQALQQMQQIILDDKENMQNRVRFAEVLIKEERYDDARQLLDSLSVDFQMSPEVSALYSKLELAETLSDSDDIETLEKRIEADPKDSEARYQLSARYAAEGRHEDAMQQLLEIVKRDRAYNDDAGRKGLLRMFELLGNQGELVSKYRRLLAQALN; encoded by the coding sequence ATGAGCCAATCGCAGTACAGTTTCGATGTCAGCGCCCAGACCTTTCAGTCACAGGTGATCGATGCCTCCCATCAGGTCCCGGTGCTGGTGGATTTCTGGGCCACCTGGTGCGGCCCCTGCCAGAGCCTGATGCCGGTGCTGGAAAAACTGGCCACGGAGTATCAGGGCCGGTTCCTGCTCGCCAGGGTGGAGATCGATCAACAACAGGAACTGGCCACCCACTTCGGGGTGCGCAGCGTGCCCACCGTCAAGCTGGTCAAAAACGGCCAGATCGTCGACGAGTTCACCGGTGCCCGGCCCGAAGGCGAGATCCGCGTCCTGCTCGATAAGCATATGGAAGGCAAAGCGGACACACCGATGCAGCAGGCCATCGATCGCTATGACGCCGGCGAGCGGGAGCAGGCCCTGCAACAGATGCAGCAGATTATTCTTGATGATAAAGAAAACATGCAAAACCGGGTGCGCTTCGCCGAGGTGCTGATCAAAGAAGAGCGCTACGACGACGCCCGCCAGTTACTCGACAGCCTCTCTGTCGACTTCCAGATGAGCCCGGAAGTCTCCGCGCTCTATTCCAAACTGGAACTGGCCGAAACCCTGTCCGATTCCGACGACATCGAGACCCTCGAAAAACGGATCGAAGCCGATCCCAAAGACAGCGAGGCCCGCTATCAACTCAGCGCCCGCTACGCCGCCGAAGGCCGTCACGAAGACGCAATGCAACAGCTGCTGGAGATCGTCAAACGCGATCGCGCCTACAACGACGACGCTGGCCGCAAGGGACTGTTAAGAATGTTCGAACTGCTCGGCAACCAGGGCGAACTGGTCAGCAAATACCGCCGCCTCTTGGCCCAGGCCCTGAATTAG